A genomic stretch from Deltaproteobacteria bacterium HGW-Deltaproteobacteria-18 includes:
- a CDS encoding histidine kinase, with protein sequence MTVSDLLTFYSPRLSSTDDLVLILDHKGDVLFANEAVRKIQSAPSGSYAPKDIIEQLQDEVRTREFSSLPENAPPLREARLRVILPDGAGTRHVSWKFVGIPATDGAITLAWGTFRATGPGREMGFTVLPSGIIQAASPALCAVCGYSRDELVGRPARQFYYTAASRKRIVNQLNERNEVENGAVTLRCKDGSPLTLWYSAESIRGSDGRILAYSGFFQQRPFTFSSKLAGDFTRIVDALPDLAWVSGRDLRIVAANQAYLKAYRRERAEVIGQSEYDFLDPEQARFPIEAALKVFEEKQELLHPAVPHLTDPQVWYRVIRRPIFDDDRQEVIGLLGIAQDISAKVLQENAFMEQLRAREEDVVVVSDDQGRILRRSAQTLNPSIYGRPQTFDAYTLDMRPVLDLMHPDDLPVVRQAMHLVLRERREQHLECRIRNQAGNYSTILARLLFHDAIYGEPRMYVVVRDITEQMGLRKAAMVIERLKLASGTRTDRELASFLNVSAAAISNARKNERVPPDWIIDTGLRTGRSIDWIVSAVMPGQT encoded by the coding sequence ATGACAGTAAGCGATCTTCTGACCTTCTATTCCCCGCGACTCTCAAGCACAGACGATCTGGTCCTGATCCTCGACCACAAGGGCGATGTACTCTTCGCCAACGAGGCGGTGCGCAAAATCCAAAGTGCCCCGTCCGGGAGCTATGCGCCCAAGGATATCATCGAGCAATTGCAGGACGAAGTCCGGACCCGGGAATTCTCAAGCCTGCCCGAGAACGCTCCGCCCCTGCGCGAGGCCCGGTTACGCGTCATTCTTCCCGATGGTGCCGGCACGAGACATGTAAGCTGGAAATTCGTCGGCATCCCGGCCACTGACGGCGCGATCACCCTTGCATGGGGCACCTTTCGGGCTACCGGCCCCGGCCGGGAAATGGGGTTTACAGTCCTCCCGAGCGGCATCATCCAGGCCGCCAGCCCGGCCCTGTGCGCGGTCTGCGGCTATTCGCGGGACGAGCTGGTCGGAAGGCCCGCAAGACAATTCTATTACACCGCCGCCTCACGCAAGCGCATCGTCAACCAGCTCAACGAACGCAACGAAGTCGAGAACGGAGCCGTCACCCTGCGCTGCAAGGACGGCTCCCCCCTGACACTCTGGTACAGCGCCGAATCCATCCGGGGATCGGACGGACGGATTCTTGCCTACAGCGGATTTTTTCAGCAGCGGCCCTTCACCTTTTCCTCCAAGTTGGCCGGTGATTTCACGCGTATCGTCGACGCCCTGCCCGACCTGGCCTGGGTCAGCGGACGGGACCTGCGGATCGTCGCGGCCAATCAGGCCTACCTCAAGGCTTACAGGCGCGAACGCGCCGAGGTCATCGGGCAGAGCGAATACGACTTTCTGGACCCCGAACAGGCCCGCTTTCCCATCGAGGCGGCGCTCAAGGTCTTTGAGGAAAAGCAGGAACTCCTGCACCCTGCCGTGCCCCATCTGACCGACCCGCAGGTCTGGTACAGGGTCATCCGCCGTCCCATCTTTGATGACGACCGCCAGGAAGTCATCGGTCTTTTGGGGATTGCCCAGGATATTTCGGCCAAGGTCCTGCAGGAGAACGCCTTCATGGAACAGCTGCGCGCCCGGGAGGAGGATGTGGTCGTAGTCAGCGACGACCAGGGACGCATCCTGCGCCGCTCCGCCCAGACCCTGAACCCCTCGATATACGGGCGGCCGCAAACCTTCGACGCCTACACCCTCGACATGCGGCCGGTCCTCGACCTCATGCATCCGGACGATCTGCCAGTGGTGCGCCAGGCCATGCACCTCGTCCTGCGCGAACGGCGCGAACAGCATCTGGAATGCCGCATCCGCAATCAGGCCGGAAACTACTCCACGATCCTGGCCAGGCTACTCTTTCACGACGCCATCTACGGAGAACCGCGCATGTACGTTGTGGTGCGCGACATCACCGAACAGATGGGCCTGCGCAAGGCGGCCATGGTCATCGAGCGGCTCAAGCTGGCCTCGGGCACTCGTACCGACCGGGAACTGGCGTCTTTCCTCAATGTCTCCGCAGCAGCCATCTCCAACGCCCGCAAGAACGAGCGCGTCCCACCGGACTGGATCATCGACACAGGCCTGCGCACCGGCCGTTCCATCGACTGGATAGTCAGCGCAGTGATGCCCGGCCAAACCTGA
- a CDS encoding transporter — protein MRRWILMLCVVLCPMQAWAAGYGVYEWSARGNALGGAMVARDGDPSSVAFNPACITDVPGGQIQVGATAIAPTATMNVKSGSSDDMDFADSVWALPTMYYTQQLSDNYWFGLGMFSRAGLGTEYEDADSWAGRYNCSRAAIKSLSINPNLAMRFSDAFSLAVGVEATYLHFGYDITFRHPLAPDSGYLHEISADGWGYGLNLGARYRPFDWLAFGLAWRSEIQMTVHGDGDFTKKGTVDLPFKSTDVTGTEPVPESVTMGVMIKPMERLSLEFDAVWTKWNSYKSLIVNYDDPQPGFGYKLESDKNWNNTWRFQFGAEYALTDSVDLRAGYVYDQSPVNDNYEDYAVPCTDRQIVTLGAGWKINDTWVIDASYGYLWMKDREYEARESAHIIELTREDAHAHMAGLSVTYRF, from the coding sequence ATGCGAAGATGGATTTTGATGTTGTGTGTTGTTCTTTGTCCAATGCAGGCTTGGGCCGCCGGTTACGGTGTCTATGAATGGAGCGCCAGGGGCAATGCCCTGGGCGGGGCCATGGTGGCCCGGGATGGAGATCCCTCATCGGTGGCCTTCAACCCGGCCTGCATCACCGACGTGCCGGGCGGGCAGATCCAGGTCGGGGCCACGGCCATTGCGCCCACGGCGACTATGAACGTGAAGTCCGGTTCGTCGGACGACATGGATTTCGCGGATTCGGTCTGGGCCTTGCCTACGATGTATTATACGCAGCAGCTCTCCGACAATTACTGGTTTGGACTTGGCATGTTCTCTCGGGCTGGCCTTGGTACCGAGTACGAGGACGCGGACTCATGGGCCGGTCGCTACAACTGTTCCCGCGCAGCCATCAAGTCTCTGTCCATCAACCCCAATCTGGCCATGAGGTTTTCCGACGCCTTTTCCCTGGCGGTGGGTGTGGAGGCGACGTATCTGCATTTTGGGTATGATATCACCTTCAGGCATCCGCTCGCTCCGGATTCCGGTTACCTGCATGAAATTTCCGCCGATGGATGGGGCTACGGCCTGAATCTCGGAGCGCGCTACCGGCCTTTCGACTGGCTCGCGTTCGGTCTTGCCTGGCGCAGCGAGATTCAGATGACGGTACACGGTGACGGAGACTTCACCAAAAAAGGGACAGTGGATCTCCCCTTCAAGAGTACGGACGTGACCGGCACCGAGCCTGTTCCCGAATCCGTGACCATGGGCGTCATGATCAAGCCGATGGAGCGTTTGAGTCTGGAATTCGACGCGGTGTGGACGAAGTGGAATTCCTACAAATCCCTGATCGTCAATTACGACGATCCGCAACCAGGTTTCGGCTACAAACTGGAAAGCGACAAAAATTGGAATAATACATGGAGATTTCAGTTTGGAGCCGAGTACGCTCTGACAGACAGTGTCGACCTGCGTGCCGGCTACGTTTACGATCAGTCTCCGGTCAATGACAATTACGAGGATTATGCCGTACCCTGCACCGACCGGCAGATCGTGACCCTCGGCGCTGGCTGGAAGATCAACGACACTTGGGTGATCGACGCTTCCTACGGCTATTTATGGATGAAGGACCGGGAGTACGAGGCGAGAGAATCCGCGCACATAATCGAACTGACCCGCGAAGACGCCCACGCCCACATGGCGGGCCTGAGCGTGACCTACCGTTTTTGA
- a CDS encoding phosphonate ABC transporter substrate-binding protein: MTFARLLIPILLLIMAACTENEPVVKVDMSKVESVAPLGSTSAITYAYLPQYSHSVSFERHRRLLEYLRHKTGLSLRQVFPNTFAEHIKMVERGEIDISFTNPFVYITLARLGSEAFARIVEPDGGANFQGQIIVRADNPAINSLEDCRGKRIIAVDPNSAGGFLYPFGLFFDHGIMQEDFQEVAFATGAGGRQEAVVLAVYTGAYDVGTIRKGTLDIVRDKIDLEQIRVLAESRPYPGWVYSVRKGFDPTIKDKIARALLDLSMSRHDDAPVLAAAGMIDVISARDEDYEPIRSLIRRLGLNGDFQ; encoded by the coding sequence ATGACATTTGCACGACTTCTGATCCCCATACTGCTTCTGATCATGGCTGCCTGCACGGAAAACGAGCCTGTCGTGAAGGTCGATATGTCAAAGGTCGAAAGCGTGGCTCCGCTCGGTTCGACCTCGGCCATCACGTATGCCTATCTGCCCCAATATTCCCACTCGGTATCCTTTGAACGTCATCGTCGCCTGCTCGAATATCTGAGGCACAAGACCGGGCTGTCGCTGCGGCAGGTCTTTCCCAATACCTTCGCCGAGCACATCAAGATGGTGGAACGCGGGGAGATAGACATCTCGTTCACCAATCCATTCGTGTATATAACCTTGGCCAGGCTTGGTTCCGAAGCTTTCGCGCGCATCGTGGAACCTGACGGGGGAGCCAATTTTCAGGGCCAGATCATCGTGCGCGCGGACAACCCGGCCATAAACAGCCTCGAGGACTGTCGGGGAAAAAGAATCATCGCCGTTGACCCCAATTCCGCAGGGGGTTTTTTATATCCTTTCGGTCTGTTCTTCGATCACGGCATAATGCAAGAGGATTTTCAGGAGGTCGCCTTTGCCACCGGCGCTGGCGGAAGGCAGGAGGCGGTCGTCCTCGCCGTGTATACGGGCGCTTACGATGTCGGCACCATCCGCAAGGGCACGCTCGATATTGTGCGCGACAAGATTGACCTTGAGCAGATCCGCGTGCTCGCGGAGAGCCGTCCGTACCCGGGATGGGTGTATTCCGTGCGCAAAGGCTTCGATCCGACCATCAAGGACAAGATCGCCCGGGCCCTGCTCGACCTGAGCATGAGCCGGCACGACGACGCCCCGGTCCTTGCCGCCGCAGGAATGATAGACGTCATCTCCGCCCGCGACGAAGACTACGAGCCGATCAGAAGCCTGATACGGCGTTTGGGCCTGAATGGGGATTTTCAATGA
- a CDS encoding PAS domain-containing sensor histidine kinase, translated as MKLLFSRLKFETKLNLGIIAIVLGMASVLLPVVAKMTSSALVAENKLRGAALVESLAARAVNPLLAQDYLVLRNLVSEIGDVVYAFVQNADNRVVTHSFAKGYPVELVGANRVDSNERVHVQLIDTGQIFVYDFAAPMMVAGERIGTVRIGLSKSRLNATTKQFVSALATMFGGVLLAAMGFGSIFARTVTRRLAKLRAHAEDLVTGSLENLSVLPGEHFCWEIMNCKETSCPAHHDRVRRCWLVPDTKCAGHACIIGPKPASCRDCPVFLQNVGDEIQDLAESLDFMAFTLRDHIRGLREAEQTLTNQQRLLSTVLDMNPDLISLVDTRMIYQTANRAFAQSVGKTVAEIRGLNDFHLFSEEDAERRNLEGREVLITGERVDRQEHVESPAGRKWFHVVQIPVHDESGRIVSLLRMDRDVTDIKEYEQQLIQAQKMESIGKLAGGVAHEINTPLGIILGYSQLLKEDAPPESQLSQDLAIIEKQTKVCRKIVADLLGFSRQGQTDKREMCFNNSVMESVSLVRHSFELDRVRIVTRLDDSFPIIYGDPEKLKQVWINLLSNAKDAMPESGGVIVVVTKLKTPLGIVTLDLADSGTGIDEVSLKKIFDPFYTTKSVGKGTGLGLSVSFGIVKDHMGEIRVASPLPPDFDLPALPMGAVKGPGTIFTVDIPLDHGSEY; from the coding sequence ATGAAGCTCCTTTTTTCCAGACTCAAATTCGAGACAAAGCTCAATCTGGGCATTATCGCCATCGTGCTTGGCATGGCATCGGTCCTTTTGCCTGTCGTGGCCAAGATGACCTCTTCGGCTCTGGTGGCGGAAAACAAGCTGCGCGGGGCCGCCCTGGTCGAGAGCCTCGCAGCCCGCGCCGTGAATCCGCTTCTGGCCCAGGACTATCTCGTGCTCCGAAATCTGGTCAGTGAGATTGGCGACGTGGTTTACGCCTTTGTCCAGAATGCGGACAACCGGGTCGTCACCCATTCCTTTGCAAAGGGCTATCCCGTCGAGCTGGTGGGGGCCAACAGAGTCGACAGCAATGAGCGGGTTCATGTCCAGCTGATCGATACGGGCCAGATATTCGTCTACGATTTTGCGGCACCCATGATGGTTGCAGGAGAGCGCATCGGGACCGTACGAATCGGATTGTCCAAGTCCCGCCTGAACGCAACCACCAAGCAGTTCGTCTCGGCCCTGGCGACCATGTTCGGCGGGGTGCTGCTTGCGGCCATGGGCTTTGGCAGCATTTTTGCGCGGACGGTGACTCGCCGCCTGGCCAAGCTTCGAGCCCATGCCGAGGATCTGGTGACGGGAAGCCTCGAAAATCTGTCCGTGTTGCCGGGTGAACATTTCTGCTGGGAAATCATGAACTGCAAGGAGACAAGCTGTCCGGCTCATCACGATCGCGTGCGCCGCTGCTGGCTGGTGCCGGACACGAAATGCGCCGGTCATGCCTGCATAATCGGTCCCAAACCAGCGAGCTGTCGGGATTGTCCGGTTTTTCTGCAGAATGTGGGTGACGAAATTCAGGATCTGGCCGAGTCGCTCGACTTCATGGCCTTTACCCTGCGCGATCATATCCGAGGCCTGCGCGAGGCCGAGCAGACACTGACCAACCAGCAGCGGCTTTTGTCCACGGTGCTGGACATGAACCCGGATCTCATTTCCCTGGTGGATACCCGCATGATCTATCAGACAGCCAACCGGGCTTTTGCGCAGAGCGTGGGCAAAACCGTGGCTGAAATCAGAGGGCTCAACGATTTTCACCTGTTCTCGGAGGAAGATGCCGAACGCAGGAATCTCGAAGGCCGGGAGGTGCTCATCACCGGTGAACGCGTGGACAGGCAGGAGCACGTCGAAAGCCCTGCTGGACGCAAGTGGTTCCATGTGGTTCAGATCCCGGTGCATGACGAGTCGGGCCGTATCGTGAGCCTGCTGCGCATGGACAGGGATGTGACCGACATCAAGGAATACGAGCAGCAGCTCATCCAGGCGCAAAAAATGGAATCCATCGGCAAGCTGGCCGGGGGCGTGGCGCATGAGATCAACACCCCGCTTGGGATCATCCTCGGATATTCCCAGCTCCTGAAGGAGGATGCACCGCCCGAGAGTCAGTTGAGCCAGGATCTGGCCATCATCGAGAAGCAGACCAAGGTCTGTCGAAAGATCGTGGCCGACCTGCTGGGTTTTTCCCGCCAGGGGCAGACCGACAAGCGGGAGATGTGTTTCAACAATTCGGTCATGGAGTCCGTAAGCCTGGTCCGGCATTCTTTTGAACTGGACCGGGTTCGCATCGTGACCCGGCTTGATGACAGCTTCCCCATCATCTACGGCGATCCCGAAAAGCTGAAGCAGGTCTGGATAAATCTTCTCAGCAACGCCAAGGACGCCATGCCCGAGAGCGGGGGCGTCATTGTGGTGGTCACCAAGCTCAAAACGCCTCTCGGCATAGTCACGCTTGATCTCGCCGACAGCGGCACAGGGATTGATGAAGTATCATTGAAGAAGATTTTCGATCCGTTCTATACCACCAAGTCGGTGGGCAAGGGGACTGGGCTCGGGTTGTCCGTGTCCTTTGGCATCGTCAAGGATCACATGGGCGAGATTCGTGTGGCCAGCCCGTTGCCGCCTGATTTCGACCTTCCTGCCTTGCCGATGGGCGCGGTGAAGGGGCCGGGGACAATATTCACTGTTGATATTCCCCTTGATCACGGATCCGAGTATTAG
- a CDS encoding response regulator, whose product MASIIVLDDVSDAGVLVKRILERQGHQVTAFTEEEEAIRHAAKGATDLAILDIKLKRMTGVEVLAEMKKFAPGIKVIMLTGYPTLETARESLKLGASEYCVKPIDKEELESKVADVLKQNDVERRDEAP is encoded by the coding sequence ATGGCATCGATTATTGTTTTGGACGATGTTTCCGATGCGGGAGTCCTGGTGAAAAGGATCCTGGAGCGCCAGGGACATCAGGTCACGGCATTCACCGAAGAGGAGGAAGCCATCCGTCACGCGGCCAAGGGCGCCACGGATCTTGCCATTCTGGACATCAAGCTGAAGAGGATGACAGGGGTCGAGGTGCTGGCGGAAATGAAGAAATTCGCCCCCGGGATCAAGGTCATCATGCTGACGGGTTATCCCACACTGGAAACGGCCCGGGAATCGCTCAAGCTTGGAGCCAGCGAGTACTGCGTCAAGCCCATCGACAAGGAGGAACTTGAATCCAAGGTCGCGGATGTACTCAAACAAAATGACGTAGAGCGCCGGGATGAGGCTCCATGA
- a CDS encoding pyruvate, water dikinase — protein sequence MTASRLLRHWFTRLLAPNRLIREKYEHFKELLDSDARALDLIADLEAPIYGYDPADVARVRVLTGQLVQAVRDMTTSLYDMNPLAYADLPEALERIAADISVLVTQPALDFAPPYVLSLDEAADHPGQVGGKAGNLSIVRRNGVATPPGFVITASAFARYLRDNDLETEIEKRFEDVSLSNNDAIVRVTGELQELILAARVPDDIADEILRAVEDLNLQGRHLAVRSSALAEDGDISFAGQYASELDVPPSEVLTAYKRVLAGKYCPRALAYRVRHGLTDNDTAMAALVLPMVEASAAGVVYTFDPACSAVGGKAVGVYVVGGLAAELVDGSATPGKHYLTREPEPSILMGCVCESSTAISDEILCELGKRAMHLEEVFGQPQDVEWAYGPDGLTILQSRPLQQEQDREVFSAEEISTAIELVSELDCASPGAACGPVHHVSSGADYRGIPKGSVVVTRTLRPALSQFLDRIAAIVAGSGSRASHLASVARERRVPVVVGCECGILQEGAVVTVDAAAGKIFDRCLPSIMASNLEAEKTHAQVRAENRELAACTVRLGLLDPEDEDFTPQGCRSLHDLVRFCHEKSVAEMFSLVDRGGRGLGRSRLLETTLPLVMYVLDLGGGLAQEAGDKGPVDLTALSCTPLRALWAGLADERVAWDESQLHVDWEAFDRVSAGIFSKDSRILASYSIIASEYMHLNIRFGYHFSIVDALCGDLPGANYIKFRFKGGGASLSQRMHRLVFVRQVLEHFGYETVIKGDMLDASFMRMPAGETAHALHVLGLVLAVTRLMDVKLADSAEARSEASLFLQRFFPENGV from the coding sequence ATGACCGCTTCCCGTCTGCTCAGGCACTGGTTTACCCGTTTGCTGGCTCCGAACAGGCTCATCCGTGAAAAATACGAGCACTTCAAGGAGTTGCTGGACAGTGACGCCAGGGCCCTGGATCTGATCGCGGATCTTGAAGCTCCCATTTACGGCTACGACCCGGCGGACGTGGCCCGGGTCAGGGTGCTGACCGGGCAGCTCGTGCAGGCCGTCCGCGACATGACGACCAGCCTTTATGACATGAACCCTCTCGCCTATGCCGATCTCCCGGAAGCGCTGGAGCGCATCGCTGCGGATATTTCGGTTCTGGTCACGCAGCCCGCGCTCGATTTCGCGCCTCCTTACGTGCTGTCCCTGGATGAAGCGGCGGACCATCCCGGTCAGGTCGGAGGAAAAGCCGGCAACCTGTCCATTGTTCGCCGCAATGGCGTGGCCACGCCTCCGGGCTTTGTGATCACGGCCTCGGCGTTCGCCCGTTACCTGCGGGACAACGATCTCGAAACGGAAATCGAGAAGCGTTTCGAGGACGTGTCCCTGTCCAACAATGACGCCATTGTCCGTGTAACCGGGGAATTGCAGGAGCTGATCCTTGCGGCCAGAGTTCCTGACGACATCGCGGATGAAATTTTACGCGCTGTGGAGGACCTGAATCTTCAGGGCAGGCATCTGGCCGTCCGGTCGAGCGCCCTGGCCGAGGACGGAGACATCTCCTTTGCCGGTCAATATGCCAGCGAGCTCGATGTCCCGCCGTCTGAAGTGCTGACCGCCTACAAACGCGTCCTGGCCGGCAAATACTGTCCACGGGCCTTGGCCTACCGGGTTCGGCACGGCCTCACCGACAACGACACCGCCATGGCCGCCCTTGTCCTGCCCATGGTGGAGGCTTCGGCCGCGGGAGTCGTCTACACCTTCGACCCCGCCTGCTCGGCGGTGGGAGGGAAGGCCGTGGGCGTCTATGTCGTCGGCGGGCTGGCGGCGGAGTTGGTGGACGGATCGGCGACTCCGGGCAAACATTACCTGACCCGTGAGCCCGAACCGTCCATTCTGATGGGTTGCGTCTGCGAAAGTTCGACGGCCATCTCCGATGAAATCCTGTGCGAGCTTGGCAAAAGAGCCATGCATCTCGAAGAAGTTTTCGGACAGCCCCAGGATGTGGAATGGGCCTACGGGCCGGACGGGCTCACCATCCTGCAGTCAAGGCCTTTGCAGCAGGAACAGGACAGGGAGGTTTTTTCGGCCGAGGAAATCAGCACTGCCATCGAACTGGTTTCGGAACTGGATTGCGCGTCTCCGGGGGCGGCCTGCGGGCCTGTTCATCATGTTTCATCCGGCGCGGATTATCGCGGGATTCCCAAGGGCTCGGTAGTTGTCACCCGCACCCTGCGCCCTGCGCTCTCGCAGTTCCTGGATCGCATTGCCGCCATCGTGGCCGGCAGCGGCAGCAGGGCCAGTCATCTGGCTTCCGTGGCCCGTGAGCGAAGAGTGCCCGTGGTTGTGGGGTGCGAGTGCGGTATTCTGCAGGAGGGCGCGGTGGTGACGGTGGATGCGGCGGCAGGGAAAATTTTTGACCGCTGCTTGCCGAGCATCATGGCGAGCAATCTGGAAGCTGAGAAGACTCACGCCCAGGTCCGGGCCGAGAATCGGGAGCTGGCTGCCTGCACGGTGCGCCTTGGCCTTCTGGACCCTGAGGACGAGGATTTCACGCCGCAGGGGTGCCGCTCGCTGCATGATCTGGTCCGGTTTTGTCACGAAAAGAGCGTGGCGGAGATGTTCTCCCTGGTCGACAGGGGGGGCAGGGGACTTGGCCGGTCGCGACTCCTGGAGACGACCCTGCCGCTGGTCATGTATGTGCTGGATCTGGGAGGCGGACTGGCGCAGGAAGCCGGAGATAAAGGGCCCGTGGATTTGACAGCCCTGTCCTGCACCCCCTTGCGCGCACTTTGGGCCGGGCTGGCCGATGAGCGGGTGGCCTGGGATGAGAGCCAGCTGCATGTCGATTGGGAAGCCTTTGATCGGGTCAGCGCCGGAATTTTCAGCAAGGATTCGAGAATTCTTGCCAGTTACTCGATCATCGCTTCGGAATACATGCATCTGAACATCCGTTTCGGGTATCATTTTTCGATCGTGGATGCCCTTTGCGGAGATCTTCCAGGCGCCAATTACATCAAATTCCGTTTCAAGGGCGGCGGCGCTTCCCTGTCGCAGCGCATGCACAGGCTTGTCTTTGTGCGCCAGGTTCTGGAACATTTCGGTTATGAAACGGTCATCAAGGGCGACATGCTCGATGCTTCGTTCATGCGCATGCCCGCCGGCGAGACAGCTCACGCCCTTCATGTTCTTGGTCTGGTCCTGGCCGTGACGCGACTCATGGATGTGAAACTTGCGGATTCGGCCGAGGCGCGAAGCGAAGCGTCCCTTTTTCTCCAGCGTTTCTTCCCGGAGAATGGAGTATGA